A genomic segment from Cetobacterium sp. ZOR0034 encodes:
- a CDS encoding ScpA family protein: MEIVLKIDNFEGPLDLLLHLIEKKKMKISEIKISQIIDEYLQFIEKAQSDNLGIKVEFLEIASELLEIKAVSILSVNKEEEKEKDLKRRLEDYKVFKEVATVIATIECEYNIAYTRGEGRKITKNIPKEFDLTTLKLQDVFNSYVKYLPKDEEYLEIEVEKRYSLKEEMDRIKVILYSAEKTVVDLFRRAENRTHLVYIFLAILDLYRDGIISIEGEGSLKLFRRD, from the coding sequence ATGGAGATAGTATTAAAGATAGATAATTTTGAAGGACCGTTGGACCTTTTATTACATCTTATAGAGAAGAAAAAAATGAAAATATCTGAAATAAAAATATCTCAGATTATAGATGAGTATCTTCAATTTATAGAAAAAGCACAGAGTGACAATTTAGGTATAAAGGTAGAATTTTTAGAGATCGCTTCAGAACTCTTAGAAATAAAAGCTGTATCGATATTGAGTGTAAATAAAGAGGAAGAGAAAGAAAAGGATTTAAAAAGAAGACTAGAGGATTATAAAGTATTTAAAGAAGTAGCAACAGTTATAGCAACTATAGAGTGTGAATACAATATAGCTTATACAAGAGGAGAGGGAAGAAAAATCACCAAAAATATCCCGAAAGAGTTTGATTTGACAACTTTGAAACTCCAAGATGTTTTCAATAGCTATGTTAAGTATCTTCCTAAAGATGAGGAATATTTAGAGATTGAAGTAGAGAAAAGATACTCTTTAAAAGAGGAGATGGATAGAATAAAGGTGATACTTTATTCAGCAGAGAAAACTGTAGTAGATCTTTTTAGAAGAGCAGAGAATAGGACACATTTAGTTTATATATTTTTAGCGATATTAGATTTATATAGAGATGGAATTATATCAATAGAGGGTGAAGGTAGCTTAAAACTCTTTAGGAGGGACTAA
- the whiA gene encoding DNA-binding protein WhiA has translation MSYTYKVKNEILHRCELSEDEKYAEIRAILLLKHAINENSIELKLENKEIAERIYSMLRELTKLKIFIKFSKSKKFGEHNTYVINIPSQPGVKKFVDDLDKYSLHSDNTDETIEKGFIRGMFLGCGYIKSPEKEYALDFFVDSDELADDLYNLLIKMEKRAYKTIKRNKPLVYMRNAEDIMDIIVLIGSMKEFYNYEETTMIKDLKNKTIREMNWEVANETKTLDTARKQIKMINIIGNRMGLNNLSPVLEEIAFLRLENPEASLQELAEIIGISKSGIRNRFRRLEEIHNELLEKEREA, from the coding sequence GTGTCGTATACTTATAAAGTAAAAAATGAGATACTTCATAGGTGTGAACTATCAGAAGATGAAAAGTACGCTGAAATAAGAGCGATACTCTTATTGAAACACGCCATAAATGAGAATAGTATAGAGTTAAAATTAGAAAACAAAGAGATAGCAGAAAGAATATATTCAATGCTGAGAGAGTTAACAAAGTTAAAGATATTTATAAAGTTCTCTAAAAGTAAAAAATTTGGAGAGCATAATACATATGTAATAAATATACCATCTCAACCGGGTGTAAAAAAATTTGTAGATGATTTAGATAAATATAGTTTACACAGTGATAACACAGATGAAACAATAGAAAAAGGATTTATAAGAGGAATGTTTTTGGGATGTGGATATATAAAATCTCCTGAGAAAGAGTATGCTTTAGATTTTTTTGTAGATAGTGATGAGTTAGCTGATGACCTGTATAATCTTTTAATAAAAATGGAGAAAAGAGCATATAAAACCATCAAAAGAAATAAACCTTTAGTTTATATGAGAAATGCCGAAGATATTATGGATATAATAGTTTTGATAGGATCGATGAAAGAGTTTTATAACTATGAAGAAACTACTATGATTAAAGATTTAAAGAATAAAACCATCAGAGAGATGAACTGGGAAGTTGCTAATGAAACGAAAACATTAGACACAGCTAGAAAACAGATAAAAATGATAAATATAATTGGAAATAGGATGGGATTAAATAATCTTAGTCCTGTTCTTGAAGAGATTGCCTTTTTGAGATTGGAAAATCCAGAGGCTTCTTTACAAGAGTTAGCAGAAATAATAGGAATATCTAAATCTGGAATAAGAAATAGGTTTAGAAGATTAGAAGAGATACATAATGAACTTTTAGAAAAAGAGAGAGAAGCATAA
- a CDS encoding bifunctional riboflavin kinase/FAD synthetase, translated as MKIIDDILLTEEKFGDVYVAIGAFDGIHMGHRELISKAVEKAKEKGGKSVVFTFLNHPLEITNSIKAPKLISSLDEKIHIIKSLGVDYLILQPFTKEFSSMSPEQFVKTVLKNTLNTKEIYVGFNFSFGKGGRGTVGNLKEFAKVLDIEVNVIEPVKLEEQIISSTFIREMLATGNLDIANRCLGQPFLIIGEVVHGRKLGRIMGFPTANLKILNKIYPPFGIYGGRVRIEGEESSWNAVINIGKNPTLKPDERSIEVHILDFDRDIYGKRIYVSLMEFLREEKKFNSMDELKETIKNDVLNWRAKVKVIEDGDSIKDR; from the coding sequence ATGAAGATAATAGACGATATTTTGCTAACTGAAGAAAAATTTGGAGATGTTTATGTTGCTATAGGAGCTTTTGATGGGATTCATATGGGTCACAGAGAGTTGATATCTAAAGCTGTCGAAAAAGCAAAAGAAAAGGGAGGGAAATCGGTAGTATTTACCTTTTTGAATCATCCTTTAGAGATTACAAATAGCATTAAAGCACCTAAATTGATAAGTTCTTTAGATGAAAAGATTCATATAATAAAATCTTTAGGTGTAGATTATTTAATTTTACAACCTTTTACTAAAGAGTTCTCAAGTATGAGTCCTGAGCAATTTGTAAAAACAGTTCTTAAAAATACTTTGAATACAAAAGAGATTTATGTGGGATTCAATTTTTCTTTTGGAAAAGGTGGAAGAGGAACAGTTGGGAATTTAAAAGAGTTTGCTAAAGTTTTGGATATTGAAGTAAATGTTATAGAACCTGTAAAATTAGAGGAACAGATAATAAGTTCGACTTTTATAAGAGAGATGTTAGCGACTGGGAATCTAGATATCGCTAATAGATGTTTAGGGCAGCCATTTTTGATTATTGGCGAGGTTGTTCACGGAAGGAAGTTGGGGAGAATTATGGGGTTCCCAACAGCTAATTTGAAAATTCTAAATAAAATATATCCTCCGTTTGGAATATATGGAGGTAGAGTTAGAATAGAAGGTGAAGAGAGTAGTTGGAATGCTGTTATCAATATCGGAAAAAATCCAACACTGAAACCTGATGAGAGAAGTATCGAGGTACATATATTGGACTTTGATAGAGATATATATGGGAAAAGAATATATGTATCGTTAATGGAGTTTTTAAGAGAGGAAAAAAAATTTAATTCGATGGATGAGTTAAAAGAAACAATAAAAAATGATGTTCTGAATTGGAGAGCTAAGGTTAAGGTAATAGAGGATGGAGATAGTATTAAAGATAGATAA
- the polA gene encoding DNA polymerase I, which yields MKKAVLLDVSAIMYRAFYGNLNFRTKNEPTGAVYGFINTLLSVINQLEPDYIGAAFDVKRATLKRSEMFKDYKAKRDAAPEDLVVQIPRIEELLDCFGIKKFKIDGYEADDVLGSLAKDLAAKGIESYVITGDKDLSQILNDHVNIALLGKGDGGGLKILRTEADVIEQLGVKPDMIPDLFGLIGDTSDGIPGVRKIGSKKAIPMLEKYGHLEGIYENIDSLTELPGIGKSLINNLIEDKEMAFLSRELATIQYIHLDLKDEELEYKRDNVRLLEFFKMLEFKSLIKKLGLENLVNTENSQILSEEKTEPQMTLNIEPEKEKVVASTPVSGGMQLGLFNFTAPAQTTVSDEKGFFVLKGEEIFKKLSSNEKVAIYLGDKGVAASLKSRDYYLPLDDSESIDSFKKLLESDTQFISYGFKNILRKGYSIKNMEFDTMLAYHLLTSQTREEIEVMLRNVIEEDVEKYSDVFGKTKIDEISNEEYGKFLAKRTRGMLLAYPELLKELKHNNLYEVLKETEMPLIKVLAAMEIEGIKICPEYFAEYSSELEKKLEGLTDKIYEEAEGEFNINSPKQLGEVLFINLNIPPVKKTKTGFSTDSEVLEKLDEQGYPIAKYILEYRKLSKLKSTYVDPLPKMADENNRLHTTFNQTGTATGRLSSSDPNLQNIPVRTEEGMKIRAGFVAKDGCVLLGIDYSQIELRVLAEISQDENLIKAYAENLDLHSLTARKLFQLSDEESVSREQRDAAKTVNFSIIYGKTAFGLSQELKITPKEASDYISRYFEQYPSVKHLEKEIILSAEENGYVETYFKRKRIIDGINSNNRVIKSQAERMAVNTVIQGTAAEVLKKVMINLYNLLKDKNDIHMLLQVHDELIFEVEKDKALEYKTEIEKIMRESIKFSKVKLEVNSSIGQNWSETK from the coding sequence ATGAAAAAAGCAGTTTTATTAGATGTAAGTGCAATAATGTACAGAGCTTTTTATGGAAATCTTAATTTTAGAACTAAAAATGAGCCGACAGGAGCAGTTTATGGATTTATAAATACACTATTAAGTGTAATAAACCAGTTAGAACCTGATTATATAGGAGCTGCGTTTGATGTTAAAAGAGCGACTCTAAAAAGAAGTGAGATGTTTAAGGATTATAAAGCAAAAAGAGATGCAGCCCCTGAGGATTTAGTAGTTCAAATTCCAAGAATAGAGGAACTTTTAGATTGTTTTGGAATAAAAAAATTTAAAATAGATGGCTATGAAGCAGATGATGTACTTGGGAGCTTGGCTAAAGATTTAGCAGCGAAAGGAATTGAGTCGTATGTGATAACAGGAGATAAGGATTTATCTCAAATTTTAAACGACCATGTAAATATAGCTCTTTTAGGAAAGGGAGATGGCGGAGGTTTAAAAATACTTAGAACTGAAGCAGATGTAATCGAACAGCTAGGTGTAAAACCAGATATGATACCTGATCTGTTTGGATTAATTGGAGATACGAGTGATGGAATACCGGGTGTTAGAAAGATAGGGTCAAAAAAAGCTATACCTATGTTAGAAAAATATGGTCATTTAGAGGGAATATATGAAAATATAGATTCGTTAACAGAACTTCCGGGGATTGGAAAATCATTAATAAATAATTTAATTGAAGATAAAGAGATGGCGTTTTTAAGTAGAGAGTTAGCTACTATCCAATATATACATTTGGATTTAAAAGATGAAGAGTTAGAATATAAAAGAGATAATGTAAGATTGCTGGAGTTCTTTAAGATGTTAGAGTTCAAATCTCTGATAAAAAAGTTAGGGCTTGAAAATCTAGTAAATACAGAAAATTCACAAATCTTATCTGAAGAAAAAACTGAACCACAAATGACATTGAATATAGAGCCAGAGAAAGAGAAGGTTGTAGCTTCGACTCCGGTAAGCGGCGGAATGCAGTTAGGATTATTTAATTTTACAGCTCCAGCCCAAACAACAGTTTCGGATGAAAAAGGATTTTTCGTTTTAAAAGGTGAAGAAATTTTTAAAAAGTTATCTTCTAATGAGAAAGTAGCAATCTATCTAGGAGATAAAGGAGTAGCAGCTTCTTTAAAGAGTAGAGATTACTATTTACCACTAGATGATAGTGAGAGTATTGACTCGTTTAAAAAACTATTAGAATCAGATACTCAATTTATATCTTACGGATTTAAGAATATTTTAAGAAAAGGTTACTCTATAAAAAATATGGAGTTTGATACAATGTTAGCCTATCATCTTTTGACATCTCAAACTAGAGAAGAGATTGAGGTTATGTTAAGAAATGTTATAGAGGAAGATGTTGAGAAATATTCAGATGTATTTGGAAAAACCAAAATAGATGAGATATCAAATGAAGAGTATGGGAAATTTTTAGCTAAGAGAACTCGAGGAATGTTATTAGCATATCCAGAGCTTTTAAAAGAACTAAAACATAATAATCTATACGAAGTACTGAAAGAAACAGAGATGCCTCTAATAAAAGTATTAGCAGCTATGGAGATAGAGGGAATAAAAATATGTCCAGAATATTTTGCAGAGTATAGCTCTGAATTAGAAAAAAAATTAGAAGGTTTAACTGATAAAATATATGAGGAAGCAGAAGGTGAGTTTAATATTAACTCTCCAAAACAATTGGGCGAAGTTTTATTTATCAATCTAAATATCCCACCTGTAAAGAAAACAAAAACAGGATTCTCAACAGATAGTGAAGTTTTAGAAAAATTAGATGAACAAGGTTATCCAATAGCTAAATATATTTTAGAATATAGAAAGTTAAGTAAGTTAAAATCGACATATGTAGATCCACTTCCTAAGATGGCAGATGAGAACAATAGATTACATACAACATTTAATCAAACAGGAACAGCAACAGGAAGATTGTCATCATCAGATCCGAATCTTCAAAATATACCTGTTAGAACAGAAGAGGGAATGAAGATAAGAGCTGGTTTTGTAGCTAAAGATGGCTGCGTACTTTTAGGTATAGATTACTCTCAAATCGAATTAAGAGTTTTAGCGGAGATATCACAGGATGAAAACTTGATAAAAGCTTATGCTGAAAACTTAGATTTACACAGTTTAACCGCTAGAAAACTCTTCCAATTGTCAGATGAAGAGAGTGTATCGAGAGAGCAAAGAGATGCCGCGAAAACAGTAAACTTTAGTATAATATATGGAAAAACAGCATTTGGATTATCTCAAGAGTTAAAGATAACTCCGAAAGAAGCTTCTGATTATATCAGTAGATATTTTGAGCAATATCCTTCAGTGAAGCATTTAGAAAAAGAGATTATATTGTCTGCTGAAGAAAATGGATATGTTGAAACATATTTTAAAAGAAAAAGAATAATAGATGGAATCAATTCAAACAATAGAGTTATAAAAAGTCAGGCTGAAAGAATGGCTGTAAATACAGTTATCCAAGGAACGGCTGCTGAGGTTTTAAAAAAGGTTATGATAAATTTATACAATCTTTTAAAAGATAAAAATGATATTCATATGTTACTTCAAGTACACGATGAACTTATATTTGAAGTGGAAAAAGATAAAGCCTTAGAGTATAAAACTGAAATAGAGAAAATAATGAGAGAAAGTATAAAATTCTCTAAAGTAAAACTAGAGGTAAATAGCTCTATAGGACAGAATTGGTCTGAAACAAAGTAG